A window of Daucus carota subsp. sativus chromosome 2, DH1 v3.0, whole genome shotgun sequence genomic DNA:
AAGAGCTGAGCTATGATGAATGTGAAGAACATGTTCACCGAAACCGTGATACTTTGCGCGGCTGATCGAATTTCGAGTGGATAAATCTCGCTGGGTACTAACCATCCTAGAGGCCCCCATGACCATGCAAATCCCATCACATATATGCAGATAAAGAACACCACAACGATAGCATACCACTCTGGTAGATTACTAGTGTTGCCGGATGTTCCGAATTTTAGGCCTATGAGAATCGCAACAGCAACctgttcaaaaaatttaaaataatttatcaaactatatgaAAGCCTTAAAATATGTGCCAGAGTCCATGTCTAATGTAAATAATTGAGAGGAACGGAAGAAGTATTATTTACCTGACAAGCAATCATCTGAATCCCTCCTTCAATGAAAAGAAACTTCCGTCCGAGCTTATCAACCAGATAGATAGCCACAACAGTTGCAACCACATTAACCGAACCGGTGATCACAGCAGACATAAGAGACGCGGTGCCCCCGAAGCCAATAGTCTTGAACAAAACCGGGGCGTAGAACATGATAACATTAATGCCTGTAAACTGTTGAAAGAATGGAATGAGTAGAGCCATCACAAGATGTGGCCTATACTTTCGCTGCAGGAGGTTTCTCCATGGATGCTCCACTTTCTTGGATGCCTCGCTGGCTGCCACGAGATCTTTGAACTCCTCGTCAACGTTGTCAACACCGCGGATTTTCAATAATTCTGCTCTGGCCTGGTCTTGCTTCCCGTTTTCGATGAGTGAGTTGGGAGTTTCGGGGAGAAACCATGATCCGACGATCATGATCAGTGCAGGAACAACCGCGCCTCCTAAGCTCAAACGCCATCCCCAACCACCCTGGATCTTAACAAACCAATAGTTCAAGAAATTGGCTATGAGGATGCCTAAGGTGATTGATAATTGAAAGCAGAAGTTAAGGGCTCCTCTGTACTTGTAGGGTGCCATCTCGGAGAGGTAAAGTGGTACTGCCTGTAGTTACAaatcaacaaattaaaataaagtatGATATGAAATAATTCTCAAATTTTTCAGCAATAACACCTAACATATTATTAACATAGTCGGGgcacatatatttataaaaaatatgaacatCATATAATATCAATAATCTATTTTCAGAACTATGAAAAAATGTTACCTGATTTCCGAAGCCAATACCAAAACCAAGCAAAAGCCTACCAACAATAAGCATGGCAATATTCTGAGCAAAGCCGTTAATTAATGCACCAGCACAGAACAGAGTGCCACCAGCAAGCATAGACAGCCTTCGACCTAGCCTCCGTGTGACCCATGAAGCCACAAGTGAGGAGATGAGAGCCGCTATGTACAGTGATGACGTGAACAACGTCAGTGTCTCGCTATCGAATTTACAGTACTGATTGGTGGAATTATCTGCTTTCTGTTTCTGGTATACAGATGGAAAGAACTTTTCCAGGAATGAGTCCATGGATGTCACACCACCTAAACATCAAAATACATTAGGAATAAGTATTAAAGAAAACATTACTACGACCACAAACATTACAAACATCAAGAACAAACATTACAAACATCAAGAGAAAGAACAGGAAAAGATTATCTATACCTGATATACCCAGGTCATATCCGAAGATCAAACCGCCCATAGCAGCAACAATACATGTCACCAGAACACGTTTAGTGAGCTTGCCCGGATAAGCTTTTCCGTTGCCAGAGCTTACAGCCCCACCGCCAGCCATCTTCACCCGAAACTATATCTATTATCTGAGATTGAGGAAGAATTTTTAGTAGAGAGGTATGCGAGAGTATGCAGAAGTAACAATGTGTAAAGACAATTAATTGATTTGTCCAGTTGACATGGGTATATAAAGAGATTTTCTGATTGAACTCCTTTTCCTTGTGGATATAATTTGCATGCATGTTCATATCTATGCAAACTCTGATTTATACAAGTTCTTTTTGTTTCGGATAACTCTGCTAGAGTTTTGTGTGAGACTCGTCGTGTCATCCAGAGGTAATGTCCTACTCCTGCTACTAGTTTGATTGATctataatttctt
This region includes:
- the LOC108207794 gene encoding sugar carrier protein C: MAGGGAVSSGNGKAYPGKLTKRVLVTCIVAAMGGLIFGYDLGISGGVTSMDSFLEKFFPSVYQKQKADNSTNQYCKFDSETLTLFTSSLYIAALISSLVASWVTRRLGRRLSMLAGGTLFCAGALINGFAQNIAMLIVGRLLLGFGIGFGNQAVPLYLSEMAPYKYRGALNFCFQLSITLGILIANFLNYWFVKIQGGWGWRLSLGGAVVPALIMIVGSWFLPETPNSLIENGKQDQARAELLKIRGVDNVDEEFKDLVAASEASKKVEHPWRNLLQRKYRPHLVMALLIPFFQQFTGINVIMFYAPVLFKTIGFGGTASLMSAVITGSVNVVATVVAIYLVDKLGRKFLFIEGGIQMIACQVAVAILIGLKFGTSGNTSNLPEWYAIVVVFFICIYVMGFAWSWGPLGWLVPSEIYPLEIRSAAQSITVSVNMFFTFIIAQLFLMMLCQMKFWLFIFFSFFVAVMTLFVIFFLPETKGIPIEEMAIVWKSHWFWQRFIVDGVDKEMAKGGSRVNTI